The sequence GCAGACGGAACACTACGTCAAGACCAAGCATACAGGAACGCTTCCGGATAGTACGAAACGCATCCTGCGCGACCGCACCGAAGACAACCGGGCGCGGCGCGAACGCCTGCTGGGGTCCATCCGGACGCTGATGGAGAGTGCCAAATGGTACACGTACAGCAAGAAGCTGGATCTCCATGCGTCAGAACCCAAAGCGGCCCTAAGCGAGGCCATGGAATACCTGATCGCCAACGCCTACCCGAAGATGCGCTACATAGCCCATTTGCATTCGAATCCAAAGCACGAGATCCAGAGTATCCTGCGCGCCAATGACGTAGAGCAGATACAGATGGTCCTGGATACGCCGGAATCGAACCCACTGGCGCTGAAGGACCTGCGGGAGTACATGCGCCTGTGCAGCGAGACCTCCCGTGAGGTCAACCTTTCGGACATGATCGAAAAGCGCTACGGGATGCGCCCCTATGGTTGGCCCGAACTTGAGATCGTGCTGCTGGTGGCTCGTCTGGCGGTTCTGAAGGAAATTACATTGGAGGCGGAGTCGGGGCCTCTGCCACTCGAACGGGCCTACGAACACCTGACGGCCACGTCCAAGCAGCGCAAGGTGGTCATGGCGCTCAGGCAGGTAGTCGGCGGGGGTGTGATCAAGGACGCGCGCGAACTTTGCCTGGAGCTTTTTGGCCAGCAAGGGCCCTCCGCCGAAGATGCACTCTACATATCCACCAAGGCACAACTGGCGACCTGGGACTCCAACCTGGCTCAGTTTGCATCGCTCGCAGAAACCGGGCGGTACCCGGGGCGAGATGCCATTGACGGGGCCCGCCATTTGCTGAAAAAATTCGTAGCGGAGCCAAACAGCAAGACCTTTCTCGAACGATTCGCCCAGAATAAGCCGGAACTGCTCAGCATCGCAGAAGACTATCAGGATCTGAACGACTTTTACATAAATCAGCGCCATGTATGGGAAAAGCTGCAACGGGCTGAGAAAATCTTCTCACAAAATGCGCTCCATCTGGAACAGGACGAACGGGCGCGGCCCGCGTTGGACCGGATGCGGCTGATCCTTGCGGACACCAAACCATACAGCAAGCTCCACGAAGTAAACGCTTTGATCGCTGTTGTGCAGGAGGTTAACGACAAGCTGGTAGAAGCCGCCCGCGACCCGGTTGTGATGCGGATCACCAGCTTCTTGGATGTGGTTGCCGTGGAGCTTGAGAAGGTCAGCGCTGACGCCTACCTCCGCAGTCAGGCAGTAGCCGAGCTGAATCGCTTGTTGGATGTGGCGCAGGCGCACGAGGTCAGCATTGCCCACCTCAATGAACTAAACGGAAGCTCTGAAGACGCATTCGGGCGGGCCATGGATGTCATCGCTGAATGCACGTCGCAGCAACCAAACCCTGTGGGCCCAGATCCAGTCCCGCACCCAAGGCCGCGGCGCATCATTTGTGCAAAGGATTACGCACCGGCTGAGCTACTGCAGACCGACGCCGACGTGGACGGCTTCGTCGGCCGTTTGCGCGATGCGCTGAAAAAGGCGCTCGCCGAGGGCGTTCG is a genomic window of bacterium containing:
- the brxC gene encoding BREX system P-loop protein BrxC; protein product: MDEVGQFIGNDTRLMLNLQTITEQLGTVCAGRAWVVVTSQEDLDAVLGELTASKQHDFSKIQGRFKTRLSLSSANVDEVIKRRLLAKNEKAAAPLAAAYEGKHDILRNQLSFVRTGMTFKQYTDQSDFADCYPFAAYQFTLVQKVFESIRKAGATGLHLSQGERSTLDAFQSAAKQVGDRKIGVLVPFHRFYPAVEGFLDTAVKRTIDQAGDNHALEPFDLTILKVLFLVRYVDEMPGSVDNLVTLCVDEIDADKLALRKRIEAALNRLESETLIARNGDLYFFLTNEERDIGREIKSQVIGSGEEERALGTLIFEDILGGARKHTYKETGRDFQFNRLCDDHPVGNKMDGAIEVAVISPLHTNYVEFQNDNTAAMRAMEVEGRVLVVLPDDTALGRELRTYLQTEHYVKTKHTGTLPDSTKRILRDRTEDNRARRERLLGSIRTLMESAKWYTYSKKLDLHASEPKAALSEAMEYLIANAYPKMRYIAHLHSNPKHEIQSILRANDVEQIQMVLDTPESNPLALKDLREYMRLCSETSREVNLSDMIEKRYGMRPYGWPELEIVLLVARLAVLKEITLEAESGPLPLERAYEHLTATSKQRKVVMALRQVVGGGVIKDARELCLELFGQQGPSAEDALYISTKAQLATWDSNLAQFASLAETGRYPGRDAIDGARHLLKKFVAEPNSKTFLERFAQNKPELLSIAEDYQDLNDFYINQRHVWEKLQRAEKIFSQNALHLEQDERARPALDRMRLILADTKPYSKLHEVNALIAVVQEVNDKLVEAARDPVVMRITSFLDVVAVELEKVSADAYLRSQAVAELNRLLDVAQAHEVSIAHLNELNGSSEDAFGRAMDVIAECTSQQPNPVGPDPVPHPRPRRIICAKDYAPAELLQTDADVDGFVGRLRDALKKALAEGVRIQVK